DNA sequence from the Streptomyces sp. CA-210063 genome:
TGACCGGCACGGCGGTCACGCGTGTCCTGGTGGCCGACGGCCGGGCGCGGGGCGTCGAGCTGCTGCGCGAAGGCCGTACGACGGAGATCCGCTGCGAAGCGGACGTGATCCTGTCCGGCGGCACCATCGGATCGGCCCAGCTGCTCCTGCGCAGCGGTGTCGGGCCGGCGGACGAGCTGCGGACACTCGGGATCGGGGTGACCGCTGATCTGCCGGGAGTGGGCGCGAACCTGCACGACCACACCCTCGCTCCGGTGGTGTGGGAGTCGGCCCGGCCGGTGCCACAGGGCACGGCCAACAAACTGGAGGCCCACTACTTCGCCAAGTCCGACCCGGCGCTGTCCGTGCCGGACCTGCAGCCGCTGATGTCTCACCTGCCACTGCCGGTGCCCGACCTGAACGTGCCGGAAGAAGGCCACGGCTTCTCGGTCCTCGCCGGGACGATCCGTCCGCTCAGCCGGGGCCGCCTGTGGCTGCGCTCGGCCGACCCCACCCAGGCTCCTGCCCTGGACCCTGCCTACTTCTCCGAGCCGTCGGACCTCGCGGCCATGGTGCGGGCCGTCCAGCAGGTGCGGGAGATCGGCGAGGAGAAGTCGCTGGGCGACTGGCGGGCCCGCGAGGTCGCACCCGGACCGTATGTGCGTACGGACGCGGAGGTGGCCGCGTACATCAAGCGGACCCTCCTCAGCTATCACCACCAGGTGGGCACCTGCCGTATGGGCATCGACCGGATGGCGGTCGTCGATCCGCAGCTGCGCGTCCACGGCGTGGCCGGGCTGCGCGTCGCGGACGCCTCCGTCATGCCCTCCGTCACCTC
Encoded proteins:
- a CDS encoding GMC family oxidoreductase — protein: MRATHTVYDHIVVGAGSGGCALTRRLVDAGRTVLLIEVGDRDDNPAIHDPGRLWELWNSPQDHAYTTERQRHASGTQVFWPRGKVLGGSSALNGMIYVRGNRADYDSWAYQGATGWSYDEVLPYFKRSEDFEDGASYYHGAGGPLPVSRNHSPNPVTTAFVEACQDYGIAYNDDCNGQDQLGVNLLHRNIRDGRRVSAWTAFVEPVLDSELLTVMTGTAVTRVLVADGRARGVELLREGRTTEIRCEADVILSGGTIGSAQLLLRSGVGPADELRTLGIGVTADLPGVGANLHDHTLAPVVWESARPVPQGTANKLEAHYFAKSDPALSVPDLQPLMSHLPLPVPDLNVPEEGHGFSVLAGTIRPLSRGRLWLRSADPTQAPALDPAYFSEPSDLAAMVRAVQQVREIGEEKSLGDWRAREVAPGPYVRTDAEVAAYIKRTLLSYHHQVGTCRMGIDRMAVVDPQLRVHGVAGLRVADASVMPSVTSGNTHAPAVMIGERCADFILGAQL